Proteins co-encoded in one Ruegeria pomeroyi DSS-3 genomic window:
- a CDS encoding ATP-binding cassette domain-containing protein: MIDRTGTPLVEMRDICISFGGVHAVDHVSVDLYPGEVVGLLGHNGAGKSTLIKILSGAYQMDSGEIRINGDRAEIHNPRDARRYNIETIYQTLALADNLDAASNLFLGRELVTPFGLVDDDAMEAETRKIMARLNPNFKKFNEPVSALSGGQRQSVAIARAVYFDARILIMDEPTAALGPHETQMVAELIEQLKAQGIGIFLISHDIHDVMKLCDRASVMKNGQLVGTVDVDKVTDDDLLGMIILGKHPGEQAEA, translated from the coding sequence ATGATTGACAGAACGGGAACACCCTTGGTCGAGATGCGCGACATCTGCATCTCGTTCGGTGGCGTACACGCGGTCGACCATGTCAGCGTCGATCTCTATCCGGGCGAGGTGGTGGGCCTTTTGGGCCATAACGGCGCCGGCAAGTCGACGCTGATCAAGATCCTCTCGGGCGCCTACCAGATGGACTCGGGCGAGATCCGTATCAACGGGGATCGGGCCGAGATCCACAATCCGCGCGACGCAAGGCGTTACAATATCGAGACGATCTATCAGACATTGGCGCTGGCGGACAATCTCGACGCGGCCTCGAACCTGTTTCTGGGGCGCGAATTGGTGACGCCCTTCGGATTGGTCGATGACGATGCGATGGAGGCCGAGACGCGCAAGATCATGGCGCGGCTCAACCCCAACTTCAAGAAGTTCAACGAGCCGGTCTCGGCCCTTTCGGGCGGCCAGCGCCAGTCGGTTGCCATTGCGCGCGCGGTCTATTTCGATGCCCGCATCCTGATCATGGACGAACCCACCGCCGCGCTAGGCCCGCATGAAACGCAGATGGTTGCCGAGCTGATCGAGCAACTCAAGGCACAAGGGATCGGCATCTTCCTGATCAGTCACGACATTCATGACGTGATGAAACTGTGCGACCGGGCCAGCGTGATGAAAAACGGCCAATTGGTGGGTACGGTCGACGTGGACAAGGTGACCGATGACGACCTGTTGGGCATGATCATCCTGGGCAAGCACCCGGGCGAGCAGGCCGAGGCGTGA
- a CDS encoding CRTAC1 family protein, with translation MRPELFALALGATPAVAEPMFHPVPVPEHVYAGGWEHFVGGGLAVFDCDGDGLPELLAAGGENPATLLRNRSDAGALRFEADTPEALTEPGMTGAYPLDIDSDGTMDLVVLRVGSNQLLRGGADCSFAPFEGLGFTSDDRWTTAFSATWETGQSLPTLAFGNYVDRSNPNGPFGTCDTNLLYRPEGDRYGPPIELTPGYCPLSMLFSDWARQGRADLRVSNDRHYYVSDGEEQMWAIGSTPRLLGPADGWLSHKLWGMGIAQRDLDRDGRQEVFLSSMGDQRLQRMTGNGAEFTDVPYAMGTTAHRPYTGGDGRPSTGWHIGFGDVQNDGLDDVFITKGNVEQMPDAAMEDPNNLLIQQPDGTFAEAGDRAGIASLHRGRGGALVDLDGDGRLDIAVVNRRAPMEIWQNVTPETGNWLALALEQPGPNRAAIGGWIEVTTTGAPQLREIMVGGGHAGGMAGFEHFGLADAGEIGIRVIWPDGAKSETVYVGPNQALTLIRTAKGLKARR, from the coding sequence ATGCGGCCTGAGCTGTTTGCATTGGCGCTGGGGGCCACACCCGCTGTGGCCGAACCCATGTTCCACCCGGTCCCGGTGCCCGAACATGTCTATGCGGGCGGCTGGGAGCATTTCGTCGGCGGCGGGCTGGCGGTGTTCGACTGCGACGGCGATGGCTTGCCCGAGCTGCTGGCGGCAGGCGGCGAGAACCCGGCCACGCTGTTGCGCAACCGCTCGGATGCGGGCGCGCTGCGCTTCGAGGCGGACACGCCCGAAGCCCTGACCGAACCGGGGATGACCGGCGCCTATCCTCTGGATATCGACAGCGACGGGACCATGGATCTGGTGGTACTGCGGGTGGGTTCGAACCAACTCTTGCGCGGGGGCGCCGATTGCAGCTTTGCCCCGTTCGAGGGGCTGGGTTTCACCAGCGACGACCGCTGGACCACCGCCTTTTCCGCCACCTGGGAGACGGGGCAGAGCCTGCCGACACTAGCCTTTGGGAATTATGTCGACCGCAGCAACCCGAACGGGCCGTTCGGCACCTGCGACACCAACCTGCTCTACCGGCCCGAGGGCGACCGGTACGGCCCGCCCATCGAACTCACGCCGGGGTATTGCCCGCTCTCGATGTTGTTCAGCGACTGGGCGCGGCAGGGCCGCGCCGACCTGCGGGTCAGCAACGACCGGCATTATTATGTCTCTGACGGCGAGGAACAGATGTGGGCGATCGGGTCCACGCCCCGCCTGCTCGGCCCCGCCGATGGCTGGCTCAGCCACAAGCTCTGGGGCATGGGCATTGCCCAGCGCGATCTGGACCGCGACGGGCGGCAAGAGGTCTTCCTGTCCTCGATGGGCGACCAGCGGTTGCAGCGGATGACCGGGAACGGGGCGGAGTTCACGGATGTGCCCTATGCCATGGGCACAACCGCCCACCGCCCCTATACCGGTGGCGACGGGCGGCCCTCGACCGGCTGGCATATCGGTTTCGGCGATGTACAGAATGACGGGCTGGACGATGTCTTCATCACCAAGGGCAATGTCGAACAGATGCCCGACGCGGCGATGGAGGACCCCAACAACCTGCTGATCCAGCAGCCCGACGGCACATTCGCCGAGGCCGGCGACCGCGCCGGCATCGCCAGCCTGCACCGGGGGCGCGGCGGCGCGCTGGTGGACCTGGACGGCGACGGGCGGCTTGATATCGCGGTGGTCAACCGCCGCGCGCCGATGGAAATCTGGCAGAATGTGACGCCCGAAACTGGCAACTGGCTGGCGCTGGCGCTGGAACAGCCCGGCCCCAACCGCGCCGCCATCGGCGGATGGATCGAGGTCACCACCACCGGCGCCCCGCAACTTCGCGAGATCATGGTGGGCGGCGGCCATGCCGGAGGTATGGCGGGGTTCGAACATTTCGGCCTGGCGGATGCCGGAGAGATCGGCATTCGTGTGATCTGGCCCGACGGCGCCAAATCCGAAACCGTCTATGTCGGCCCCAATCAGGCCTTGACGCTGATCCGCACCGCCAAGGGCCTGAAAGCACGGCGATAG
- a CDS encoding Gfo/Idh/MocA family protein: MSAPLFRWGILSTAKIAREQVMPAIARSETGVIHAIASRDAGRAQAQAARFSAARWYDGYDALLSDPDVDGVYIPLPTAQHVEWAIRAAEAGKHVLCEKPIALRAEQIDRIIAARDATGRVVSEAFMVWYHPQWHKVRDLIASGAIGALRQVTGGFSYHNTDPDNMRNRPELGGGALPDIGVYPVVTTLLATGGEMRRAEARVAYSPEFGTDILARATVGFDGFDLDFHVATQMAAYQSMLFFGETGWIDVRTPFNAGLYGFDEVVLHDQKALSRQVFRFPGINQYEAQVDAFVRATRGAGAVFPLEMSRRVQEVIDAIYAAGTPRRA; this comes from the coding sequence ATGAGTGCACCGCTGTTCCGCTGGGGTATCCTGTCGACGGCAAAGATCGCGCGCGAACAGGTGATGCCCGCGATTGCGCGATCGGAGACCGGCGTGATCCACGCCATTGCCAGCCGCGACGCGGGCCGGGCACAGGCGCAGGCGGCGCGGTTCTCGGCTGCGCGCTGGTATGACGGGTACGATGCGTTGCTGTCTGATCCGGATGTGGACGGGGTCTATATCCCGCTGCCCACGGCGCAGCATGTCGAATGGGCAATCCGCGCGGCGGAGGCAGGCAAACACGTGCTCTGCGAAAAGCCCATCGCGCTGAGGGCCGAGCAGATCGACCGGATCATTGCGGCGCGCGACGCCACGGGCCGGGTCGTGTCCGAGGCGTTCATGGTCTGGTATCACCCGCAATGGCACAAGGTGCGCGACCTGATCGCCAGCGGCGCCATCGGGGCGTTGCGGCAGGTCACCGGCGGGTTTTCCTATCACAACACCGACCCGGACAACATGCGCAACCGGCCCGAGCTGGGGGGCGGGGCGCTTCCCGATATCGGGGTCTATCCGGTGGTGACGACCCTCTTGGCGACCGGAGGGGAGATGCGCCGGGCCGAGGCGCGGGTCGCGTATTCGCCCGAGTTCGGCACCGATATCCTTGCCCGCGCCACGGTTGGCTTTGACGGGTTCGATCTGGATTTCCATGTTGCCACCCAGATGGCCGCCTATCAGTCGATGCTCTTCTTTGGTGAAACCGGCTGGATCGACGTGCGGACCCCGTTCAATGCCGGTCTCTACGGGTTTGACGAGGTTGTGCTGCACGATCAGAAGGCGCTGTCGCGACAGGTGTTCCGCTTTCCGGGCATCAATCAGTACGAGGCGCAGGTGGATGCTTTCGTTCGGGCGACGCGCGGCGCGGGCGCGGTCTTTCCGCTGGAGATGTCACGCCGTGTGCAGGAGGTGATCGACGCGATCTATGCCGCGGGCACGCCCCGCCGCGCCTAG
- a CDS encoding ROK family transcriptional regulator has translation MAVMQREYGRRTLLHQIRRAGRIPRIELADLTGISRATVTTITAELLSRGLIEEVQRDESGPDSRRGRPRVDLKIRGAAHLLVGVKVSHHKLSLVLLDFEGEQLAAKECDLPAPVNAPEALADAIRDAVAHLATTAGRRAEEISGVGVGIAGIVEATDGFVHWSPSLSVRNVDLGALLTRTLGTPCFIDNDANLVAVAEQTFGLGREHKDFLVVTIESGVGLGMVIGGALYRGTRGCGAEFGHTKVQLNGALCRCGQRGCLEAYVADYALLREATLVSGLPPTGDPGTRIETLLDAARTGDATARSILDRAGQIFAMGLANLVNIFDPELIILAGEQMQLDHLYADAVIEAMRKSIVQVDKPPPEVVVHKWGDLMWARGAAAYALEQVSELALDRLDEDAA, from the coding sequence ATGGCTGTGATGCAACGGGAATATGGCCGCCGCACCCTGCTGCATCAGATCCGGCGCGCGGGCCGCATCCCCCGGATCGAGCTGGCCGACCTGACCGGGATCAGCCGGGCCACGGTCACCACCATCACCGCCGAACTGCTGTCGCGCGGCCTCATCGAAGAGGTGCAGCGCGACGAGTCCGGGCCGGATTCCCGCCGGGGCCGGCCCCGCGTCGATCTCAAGATTCGCGGCGCCGCGCATCTGCTGGTTGGGGTCAAGGTCTCGCATCACAAACTGTCGCTGGTGCTGTTGGATTTCGAGGGCGAACAGCTGGCCGCCAAGGAATGCGACCTGCCCGCCCCCGTCAACGCCCCCGAGGCGCTGGCCGATGCGATCCGCGACGCGGTCGCCCATCTGGCCACCACCGCCGGACGCCGGGCCGAGGAGATCTCGGGCGTGGGTGTCGGCATCGCCGGTATCGTCGAGGCGACCGACGGCTTCGTGCACTGGTCGCCCTCGCTCTCGGTGCGCAACGTCGATCTTGGCGCCCTGCTGACACGGACGCTGGGCACCCCCTGTTTCATCGACAATGACGCCAATCTGGTGGCGGTGGCCGAGCAGACCTTTGGCCTGGGGCGCGAACACAAGGATTTTCTGGTCGTCACCATCGAAAGCGGCGTTGGCCTGGGCATGGTGATCGGCGGCGCGCTCTATCGTGGCACCCGCGGGTGCGGCGCCGAGTTCGGCCATACCAAGGTGCAGTTGAACGGCGCGCTCTGCCGCTGCGGCCAGCGCGGCTGTCTCGAGGCCTATGTGGCCGATTACGCGCTGTTGCGCGAGGCGACGCTGGTCAGTGGCCTGCCACCCACTGGCGACCCGGGCACCAGGATCGAAACCCTGCTGGATGCCGCGCGGACGGGCGATGCGACCGCGCGCAGCATCCTGGACCGGGCGGGCCAGATCTTTGCCATGGGACTGGCCAATCTGGTCAATATCTTCGACCCCGAGCTGATCATCCTTGCCGGCGAACAGATGCAGCTTGACCATCTCTATGCCGATGCGGTGATCGAGGCGATGCGCAAATCCATCGTGCAGGTGGACAAGCCCCCGCCCGAGGTGGTGGTGCACAAATGGGGCGACCTGATGTGGGCGCGCGGCGCGGCGGCCTATGCGCTGGAGCAGGTCTCGGAACTGGCGCTGGATCGGCTGGACGAAGATGCGGCCTGA
- a CDS encoding aldose epimerase family protein, which yields MSDRGGIRRHVLEGGDVSVAILNRGCITQDWQVPLRGTRVPVVLGYADPADYAHNPAYLGVIAGRVANRISGAAFTLDGQRYDLPANEAPNHIHGGPEGLHTRLWEMEADGARAVRLTLVSPHGEGGYPGRLDLTVTIRLEGDALTYDIRAVSDRPTLLNLAQHSYYSLGAETCRDFHVTLPASRHTPNDAARIPTGEIVPVTDRPFDFRNGRSIAEADPERQGLDMNFVLDRGQARVTGNGLVLEIETDQPCLQLYSGQHLNPLHPPLPGQSHAPFAGLCLEPQGYPNAVNTPGFPCPLVTPDHPYRQRTTVRIREQDAA from the coding sequence TTGTCTGACCGGGGTGGCATCCGGCGGCACGTGCTGGAGGGGGGCGACGTTTCGGTCGCGATCCTGAACCGTGGCTGTATCACCCAGGACTGGCAGGTGCCGCTGCGTGGCACCCGGGTGCCGGTGGTGCTGGGCTATGCCGACCCTGCCGACTACGCCCATAACCCCGCCTATCTCGGGGTGATTGCGGGCCGGGTGGCCAACCGTATTTCGGGCGCGGCGTTCACGCTGGACGGGCAGCGCTATGACCTGCCCGCCAACGAGGCGCCGAACCACATCCACGGCGGGCCAGAGGGGCTGCATACGCGCCTGTGGGAGATGGAGGCGGACGGTGCCCGCGCGGTGCGCCTGACACTGGTGTCCCCACATGGCGAGGGCGGATACCCCGGGCGGCTCGATCTGACGGTGACCATCCGGCTGGAAGGTGACGCGCTCACCTATGACATACGTGCCGTCAGCGACCGTCCGACCCTGCTGAACCTGGCGCAGCATTCCTATTATTCGCTTGGGGCCGAGACCTGCCGCGATTTCCACGTGACCCTGCCCGCCAGCCGCCATACCCCGAATGACGCCGCCAGGATCCCCACCGGCGAAATTGTCCCGGTCACCGATCGCCCCTTCGACTTTCGCAACGGGCGCAGCATCGCCGAGGCGGACCCAGAGAGACAGGGGCTGGACATGAATTTCGTACTCGACCGGGGGCAGGCGCGGGTGACCGGCAACGGGCTGGTGCTGGAGATCGAGACCGACCAGCCCTGCCTGCAACTCTATAGCGGTCAGCACCTGAACCCGCTGCACCCCCCCTTGCCGGGCCAGAGCCACGCGCCCTTTGCGGGCCTCTGTCTGGAGCCGCAGGGCTATCCCAACGCGGTGAACACCCCCGGCTTTCCCTGCCCGCTGGTCACCCCCGATCACCCCTACCGCCAGCGCACGACAGTGCGCATACGCGAACAGGACGCGGCATGA
- a CDS encoding sugar ABC transporter permease yields MTHSEAELSPAHPKKSFVQTLELDLRLLGMIGAFAILCVGFDIVTGGRFLTPRNIFNLTIQTVSVAIMATGMVFVIVTRHIDLSVGALLATCSAVMAMTQTEILPNMLGLGLGHPLIPWVTILVGLLVGSLIGAFHGWLVGYLAIPAFIVTLGGLLVWRNVGWYLTSGKTIGPLDPTFMQFGGINGTLGATWSWIVGLLALAAALYGLWASRKNKLRHGFPVKPLWAEGVLAALISGAILGFVAILNAYEVPLARLKRDFAAQGLTLPEGYTEAYGIPISVLLLIFIAVGMTMLARRTRLGRYIFATGGNPDAAELSGINTRLLTVKIFALMGALCAISAVVASARLTNHSNDIGTLDELRVIAAAVIGGTALAGGFGTIHGAILGALIMQSLQSGMAMVGVDAPLQNIVVGAVLVLAVLIDILYRRKTGAR; encoded by the coding sequence ATGACTCATTCCGAGGCGGAGCTGTCCCCGGCACATCCCAAGAAATCCTTTGTACAGACGCTGGAACTGGATCTGCGCCTTCTGGGCATGATCGGGGCCTTTGCGATCCTGTGCGTCGGGTTCGACATCGTGACCGGCGGCCGTTTCCTGACACCGCGCAACATCTTCAACCTGACCATCCAGACCGTTTCGGTTGCGATCATGGCCACCGGCATGGTGTTCGTCATCGTCACCCGTCATATCGATCTGAGCGTCGGCGCCCTGCTGGCCACCTGCTCGGCAGTGATGGCGATGACCCAGACCGAGATCCTGCCCAACATGCTGGGCCTGGGGCTGGGCCATCCGCTGATCCCCTGGGTGACCATCCTTGTCGGCCTGCTGGTGGGGTCGCTGATCGGTGCCTTTCACGGCTGGCTGGTGGGCTATCTCGCCATCCCCGCCTTTATCGTCACGCTGGGCGGACTGCTGGTCTGGCGCAATGTCGGCTGGTACCTGACCAGCGGCAAGACCATCGGCCCGCTGGACCCGACCTTCATGCAATTCGGCGGCATCAATGGAACGCTGGGCGCCACCTGGTCCTGGATCGTCGGTCTGCTGGCGCTGGCCGCCGCGCTCTATGGTCTGTGGGCGAGCCGCAAGAACAAGCTCCGCCATGGGTTCCCGGTCAAGCCGCTCTGGGCCGAGGGGGTTCTGGCGGCGCTGATCTCGGGCGCGATCCTGGGCTTTGTCGCCATCCTGAACGCCTATGAGGTGCCACTGGCCCGGCTCAAGCGCGATTTCGCGGCGCAGGGCCTGACCTTGCCCGAAGGCTATACCGAGGCTTATGGCATCCCGATCTCGGTGCTTCTGCTGATCTTTATCGCGGTGGGCATGACCATGCTGGCACGCCGAACCCGGCTGGGCCGCTATATCTTTGCCACCGGGGGCAACCCGGATGCGGCGGAACTGAGCGGCATCAACACCCGGCTGCTGACGGTCAAGATCTTTGCGCTGATGGGCGCGCTCTGCGCCATCTCGGCGGTGGTGGCCTCGGCCCGGCTGACCAACCATTCCAACGACATCGGCACGCTGGACGAACTGCGCGTGATCGCGGCCGCCGTGATCGGCGGCACCGCGCTGGCGGGGGGCTTCGGCACCATCCACGGCGCCATCCTGGGCGCGCTGATCATGCAGTCGCTGCAATCGGGCATGGCCATGGTCGGTGTCGACGCGCCCTTGCAGAATATCGTCGTGGGCGCGGTTCTGGTGCTGGCGGTTCTGATCGACATTCTCTATCGCAGAAAGACGGGGGCACGGTGA
- the xylF gene encoding D-xylose ABC transporter substrate-binding protein: protein MKLFATAAAVIAGAVMSTSALAQDVVVGVSWSNFQEERWKTDEAAIKAELESKGAKYISADAQSSSAKQLSDVESLIAQGATALIILAQDAQAIGPAVQAAADEGIPVVGYDRLIEDSRAFYLTFDNVEVGRMQARAVLEAAPSGRYVMIKGSPTDPNADFLRGGQQEVLQAAIDKGDITIVGEAYTDGWLPANAQRNMEQILTATDNGVDAVVASNDGTAGGVVAALTAQGMEGLPVSGQDGDHAALNRVAKGTQTVSVWKDARDLGRAAARIAVSLAEGTQMNAIGGADDWTSPGGTKMNAMFLEPLPITKDNLSVVVDAGWITQETLCQGVTNGPAPCN, encoded by the coding sequence ATGAAACTCTTTGCAACCGCGGCTGCGGTGATTGCGGGTGCCGTGATGAGCACCTCGGCCCTGGCCCAGGATGTCGTTGTCGGCGTCAGCTGGTCGAACTTTCAGGAAGAGCGCTGGAAAACCGACGAGGCCGCGATCAAGGCCGAGCTGGAATCCAAGGGCGCCAAGTATATTTCCGCCGATGCCCAAAGCTCCTCGGCCAAGCAGCTGTCGGATGTGGAAAGCCTGATCGCGCAAGGCGCGACCGCGCTGATTATCCTGGCACAGGACGCGCAGGCCATCGGCCCCGCCGTGCAGGCCGCAGCAGACGAGGGGATCCCGGTCGTCGGTTATGACCGCCTGATCGAGGACAGCCGCGCATTTTACCTGACCTTCGACAACGTCGAAGTGGGCCGGATGCAGGCCCGCGCGGTGCTCGAGGCCGCGCCCTCCGGGCGCTATGTCATGATCAAGGGCTCGCCCACCGATCCGAACGCCGATTTCCTACGCGGCGGTCAGCAGGAAGTGCTGCAAGCCGCCATCGACAAGGGGGACATTACCATCGTCGGCGAGGCCTATACCGACGGCTGGCTGCCCGCCAACGCGCAGCGCAACATGGAACAGATCCTGACCGCCACAGACAACGGTGTGGACGCGGTTGTCGCCTCGAACGACGGCACCGCCGGCGGCGTTGTGGCGGCGCTGACCGCGCAAGGGATGGAAGGCTTGCCGGTCTCGGGCCAGGATGGCGACCATGCCGCGCTGAACCGGGTGGCCAAGGGCACCCAGACCGTTTCGGTCTGGAAGGACGCTCGCGATCTGGGCCGTGCGGCTGCGCGTATCGCCGTGTCGCTGGCCGAAGGCACCCAGATGAACGCCATCGGCGGCGCCGATGACTGGACCTCGCCGGGTGGCACCAAGATGAACGCCATGTTTCTCGAGCCGCTGCCGATCACCAAAGACAACCTGTCGGTTGTTGTCGACGCTGGCTGGATCACCCAGGAAACCCTGTGCCAGGGCGTGACCAACGGTCCCGCACCCTGCAACTGA
- a CDS encoding cytochrome-c peroxidase yields MRRLVALLTFVAGPLLAEPLPRADAIFAEPAMEAVRLGQLLFYDPILSGNRTISCASCHHPRFGTSDGVSLGLGDGAVGIGPDMRLDPQNPPEQRIPRNAPALFNLGAAEFTRFFHDGRLESDPTRPSGIRTPLGPDMEQGFASALAAQAMFPVLSGDEMAGHYSENDVAQAVRQGRLTGPGGAWAILAARIEAIPDYRRSFDAVIGPRPVTFADIANVIADFMVFEWRADDSPFDRFLRGEGDLPEVAKAGMDLFYGKARCATCHAGQFQTDHAFHAIAMPQIGPGKAARFERHNRDIGRMRVTGDPADAYAFRTPSLRNVTATAPYGHSGAYASLRAVVEHHLDPVASLEAYDIASALLPGPGFASDRAVLDDPAEMAAIAASNRLEPIRLTEAEVDALLAFLDTLTDPVALSGRLGIPDSVPSGLAVAR; encoded by the coding sequence ATGAGACGGCTGGTCGCGCTTCTGACGTTTGTGGCAGGTCCACTGCTCGCCGAACCGCTGCCACGCGCCGATGCAATATTTGCCGAACCCGCGATGGAGGCGGTGCGGCTGGGGCAGCTTCTGTTCTATGACCCGATCCTCAGCGGCAACCGCACGATATCCTGCGCCAGCTGCCACCATCCGCGCTTTGGCACCTCGGACGGGGTGTCGCTGGGCCTGGGCGACGGCGCGGTTGGGATCGGGCCGGACATGCGCCTCGACCCGCAAAACCCGCCGGAACAGCGCATCCCGCGCAATGCACCGGCGCTCTTCAATCTCGGCGCGGCGGAGTTCACCCGTTTCTTTCACGATGGCCGACTGGAAAGCGATCCCACCCGCCCCTCGGGCATCCGCACGCCGCTGGGTCCCGATATGGAGCAGGGCTTCGCCTCGGCGCTGGCCGCACAGGCGATGTTCCCGGTGCTCTCGGGCGATGAGATGGCCGGGCATTACTCGGAAAACGACGTGGCCCAGGCGGTGCGGCAAGGCAGGCTCACAGGCCCAGGCGGGGCCTGGGCGATCCTGGCGGCGCGCATCGAGGCGATCCCCGACTACCGCCGCTCCTTTGACGCGGTCATCGGGCCGCGCCCGGTGACATTTGCCGACATTGCCAATGTGATCGCCGATTTCATGGTGTTCGAGTGGCGCGCCGATGACAGCCCCTTTGATCGTTTCCTGCGCGGGGAGGGGGACCTGCCCGAGGTGGCGAAAGCGGGGATGGACCTCTTCTATGGCAAGGCGCGGTGCGCGACCTGCCATGCGGGGCAGTTCCAGACCGATCATGCGTTCCACGCCATCGCTATGCCGCAGATCGGGCCGGGCAAGGCGGCGCGCTTCGAGCGGCACAATCGCGATATCGGGCGGATGCGGGTGACGGGCGATCCGGCAGACGCTTATGCGTTCCGCACGCCCTCGCTGCGCAACGTGACCGCAACCGCGCCCTATGGGCATAGCGGCGCCTATGCCAGCCTGCGCGCGGTGGTCGAACATCATCTCGACCCGGTGGCCAGTCTCGAAGCCTATGATATTGCGTCGGCGCTGCTGCCGGGGCCCGGGTTCGCCAGCGACCGGGCGGTGCTCGACGATCCGGCGGAGATGGCGGCGATCGCCGCGTCGAACCGGTTGGAGCCGATCCGGCTGACCGAAGCGGAGGTCGATGCCCTGCTGGCCTTTCTGGATACGCTGACCGACCCCGTGGCGCTGTCGGGGCGTCTTGGCATTCCCGATAGTGTCCCGAGCGGCCTGGCGGTGGCGCGATAG
- a CDS encoding glucokinase encodes MTVLVADVGGTNTRVALASAGQLVHLARFANDAYGSFAEVLTAYARGRDLPGLRGVCVAVAGPVANGRAELTNRNWHFDTAELAAPLPGQGDVAARLINDLVALGHALPGLTAAQLDVIRAGAVQPSNDQALVAGLGTGFNTCLLKGGAVVEAELGHASLPLAIAEELRAQLGDAAGGFRTNECLFSGRGLSRLHAILSGQDRRGQDILADYAIGEDPQAAATVTLTARLLGLFARELVFQYLPFRGIHFAGGAARGILGSAARAEFLSAFEADGRFADHLDRVPVRLIADDAAALSGAARLMEECA; translated from the coding sequence ATGACCGTCCTGGTGGCAGATGTGGGGGGCACCAATACCCGCGTCGCGCTGGCCAGCGCCGGGCAGCTGGTGCATCTGGCCCGGTTCGCCAACGATGCCTATGGCTCTTTCGCCGAGGTGCTGACGGCCTATGCGCGGGGCAGGGACCTGCCGGGTCTGCGCGGCGTCTGTGTCGCGGTGGCGGGCCCGGTGGCGAATGGGCGCGCCGAGCTGACCAACCGGAACTGGCATTTCGATACGGCAGAGCTGGCCGCGCCGCTGCCAGGGCAGGGCGATGTTGCGGCGCGGCTGATCAACGATCTGGTGGCGCTGGGCCATGCCTTGCCGGGGCTGACGGCAGCGCAGCTTGACGTGATCCGCGCGGGCGCCGTACAGCCTTCGAACGATCAGGCGCTGGTGGCCGGGCTGGGCACCGGTTTCAACACCTGCCTGCTCAAGGGTGGCGCGGTGGTCGAGGCGGAACTGGGCCATGCCAGCCTGCCGCTGGCCATCGCCGAGGAACTGCGCGCGCAGCTTGGCGACGCGGCGGGCGGGTTTCGCACCAACGAATGCCTGTTCTCGGGCCGGGGCCTGTCGCGGCTGCATGCCATCCTGTCCGGTCAGGACCGGCGCGGACAGGACATCCTGGCGGATTATGCAATTGGCGAGGACCCGCAGGCCGCCGCCACGGTGACTCTGACCGCGCGGCTCTTGGGTCTGTTCGCCCGCGAACTGGTGTTTCAGTACCTGCCGTTTCGCGGCATCCACTTTGCCGGCGGGGCCGCGCGCGGCATCCTCGGCTCGGCGGCGCGCGCCGAATTCCTGTCGGCCTTCGAGGCCGATGGGCGGTTTGCCGACCATCTGGACCGGGTACCGGTGCGGCTGATCGCCGACGATGCCGCAGCGCTCAGCGGCGCAGCGCGACTGATGGAGGAATGCGCATGA